A window from Blastocatellia bacterium encodes these proteins:
- a CDS encoding ATP-binding protein yields MKRVAALSRLAAVLSHSQQLDPLMEEALAVVTDVIGTDMALVLLFDPHSGDLRVRAARGVAREYIAGIDHLKPSEGLAGQVYVSGEPLVVRDAARDPRVTRSVVAKFNVHALACVPLIAVGKVIGVLVTASYDPERAIADDLELLECIGLQLGMAIENARLLAESTYASKLWESTFNAIQDGISVHRPDLQIIKANQALSRILDQPLDTLVGSSCCLAILGRQGSLPDCADHRATVSRCPTTEIVERPGGKVLRVTVSPLLDDQQQVIGSVHVVSDITEHVMLERRIARAEQLALIGELAAGLAHEVKNPLAGIKGALEIVLENLPEGDANRAVLKHVLDETMRVNRVISDLLDYARPHTASNTRTNLNQLIEHAITMTQMQVADGHVEIEFRQDPHLPTVMVDPDEMQKVILNLLLNAVHAVQGKSKGRIIVTTSFDPKDEAIILQVTDNGEGIAPEHLEKIFRPFYTTKKKGTGLGLATSHRIITNYGGTISVESTVGQGSSFVVRLPASLKSRTLTPHIFQPPH; encoded by the coding sequence ATGAAACGAGTAGCTGCCTTGAGCCGGTTGGCTGCGGTGTTGAGTCATTCGCAGCAGTTGGACCCGCTGATGGAAGAAGCGCTCGCGGTTGTGACCGATGTGATCGGCACCGATATGGCGCTCGTCTTGCTCTTCGACCCGCACAGCGGCGACCTCCGTGTTCGCGCAGCGCGGGGCGTTGCGCGTGAGTATATCGCCGGCATTGATCATCTGAAGCCGAGCGAAGGATTGGCTGGTCAGGTGTACGTCAGCGGTGAGCCGTTGGTCGTTCGCGATGCTGCCCGTGATCCACGTGTGACTCGTTCGGTGGTGGCGAAGTTCAATGTTCACGCGTTGGCCTGTGTCCCGCTGATTGCTGTAGGCAAGGTCATCGGCGTGCTGGTGACAGCAAGCTATGATCCTGAGCGCGCGATTGCCGACGACCTGGAGCTGCTCGAATGTATCGGTTTGCAACTGGGCATGGCGATCGAAAATGCGCGGCTGCTGGCCGAAAGCACCTACGCCAGCAAACTGTGGGAGAGCACATTTAACGCCATTCAGGATGGCATTTCGGTTCATCGGCCTGACCTGCAAATCATTAAGGCGAACCAAGCCTTGTCGCGCATTTTGGATCAACCGTTGGACACGTTGGTGGGCAGCTCGTGTTGCTTGGCCATACTGGGTCGTCAGGGCAGCTTGCCAGATTGCGCTGACCACCGAGCCACCGTTAGCCGCTGTCCCACAACTGAGATTGTCGAGCGACCCGGCGGCAAAGTCCTGCGCGTGACGGTCAGTCCCTTGTTGGACGATCAACAACAGGTGATCGGCTCGGTTCACGTTGTCTCCGACATCACCGAACACGTGATGCTGGAGCGGCGCATCGCCCGCGCTGAGCAACTGGCCTTGATCGGCGAGCTGGCGGCAGGACTGGCTCATGAGGTGAAGAATCCGTTGGCTGGCATCAAAGGCGCCTTGGAAATTGTCTTGGAAAATTTGCCCGAAGGCGATGCCAATCGCGCCGTCTTGAAGCATGTGTTGGATGAAACCATGCGTGTCAATCGCGTCATCAGTGACCTGCTTGATTATGCGCGGCCGCATACAGCCAGTAATACGCGAACCAATCTGAATCAACTGATCGAACATGCCATCACGATGACCCAGATGCAGGTCGCCGACGGCCATGTTGAGATCGAATTTCGTCAAGACCCTCACTTGCCTACCGTCATGGTAGACCCCGATGAGATGCAAAAGGTGATCCTCAACCTTTTGCTGAACGCCGTCCATGCTGTCCAGGGCAAAAGCAAAGGCCGAATTATCGTGACGACGAGCTTTGATCCCAAAGACGAAGCGATCATCCTGCAAGTGACCGACAACGGAGAGGGCATCGCCCCAGAGCATCTGGAGAAAATTTTTCGCCCCTTTTACACGACCAAGAAAAAGGGCACCGGATTGGGACTGGCAACGTCTCATCGTATCATCACCAATTATGGCGGAACCATCTCCGTGGAAAGCACCGTAGGCCAGGGAAGCAGCTTTGTTGTGCGATTGCCGGCGTCGCTTAAGAGTCGGACTTTAACGCCACACATTTTTCAACCACCTCATTGA
- a CDS encoding CBS and ACT domain-containing protein, which translates to MLVKQIMTQDVVTVAPNDTLWQADQLLMKGRFRHLPVVEAGRLVGIVSDRDIRIPLFLNSRETALQTMQQKQIRQIMRQPVMTASPLMAIEQAAAIMYENKIGCLPVLENDRLVGIITESDIFRAFIQIMGVMLPSSRLQLLLDDGPEPLAKVTHIVKDHGVNIVSLVTEPCQTAGKRIVVVRLQTIDPRPIISELQRAGIEISSPELLWRQS; encoded by the coding sequence ATGCTTGTCAAACAGATCATGACACAAGACGTTGTCACAGTCGCTCCGAACGACACGCTGTGGCAAGCTGACCAACTGCTGATGAAAGGACGGTTTCGTCATCTGCCCGTGGTGGAAGCAGGCCGATTGGTCGGTATTGTCTCAGACCGGGATATTCGTATCCCGTTATTCCTCAACTCACGAGAGACGGCGCTACAGACGATGCAGCAGAAACAGATTCGTCAGATCATGCGACAACCGGTCATGACGGCCTCTCCCTTGATGGCCATTGAACAAGCCGCAGCGATCATGTACGAAAACAAAATCGGTTGTTTGCCGGTGCTGGAAAACGACCGCCTGGTGGGGATCATTACAGAGAGCGACATCTTCCGCGCATTCATCCAGATCATGGGGGTGATGTTGCCAAGCTCTCGCTTGCAATTGCTATTGGACGACGGCCCTGAACCGTTGGCCAAAGTCACGCACATTGTCAAGGATCACGGCGTCAACATCGTCAGCCTGGTCACCGAACCATGCCAGACAGCCGGCAAACGCATCGTCGTCGTGCGGTTGCAAACGATTGATCCCAGGCCGATCATCAGTGAGCTGCAACGCGCCGGCATCGAAATCAGCTCACCTGAGTTACTGTGGCGACAATCGTGA
- a CDS encoding CBS domain-containing protein encodes MPISDYCLTEVVTIQPDETIAAAAALMRDQHVGCLVVVEGNRPVGILTDRDIVRGVLAEGLDATQTLVNDAMTHEVVTVQRQAGVFDAISLMCDEGVRRLPVVDEEGHLVGIIALDDLLLLLGTELVNLASISATERNREREKERTASA; translated from the coding sequence ATGCCAATTTCCGATTATTGTTTGACTGAGGTCGTGACCATCCAGCCTGATGAAACGATCGCCGCAGCCGCTGCGCTGATGCGCGATCAGCATGTGGGTTGCCTGGTCGTTGTTGAGGGAAACCGGCCGGTCGGCATTCTGACCGACCGGGACATTGTCAGAGGTGTGCTGGCCGAAGGACTTGATGCTACGCAAACGCTGGTCAACGATGCAATGACGCACGAAGTGGTCACTGTCCAAAGGCAGGCCGGTGTGTTCGATGCTATTTCTTTGATGTGTGATGAGGGCGTGCGCCGATTGCCGGTGGTTGATGAGGAAGGCCATCTGGTCGGCATCATCGCGCTGGATGATTTGTTGTTGTTGTTGGGAACCGAATTAGTGAATCTGGCCAGCATCAGCGCAACCGAACGCAATCGCGAACGCGAGAAAGAACGGACCGCGTCGGCCTGA
- a CDS encoding ferredoxin family protein produces MRVEQKQDRGVIEILEDECKGCGLCVAACPVHVLTLSDGLNGYGYHPVRYEGRGCTGCGICFYACPEPGAITVYVVKPETNSIN; encoded by the coding sequence ATGAGGGTCGAGCAGAAACAAGATCGAGGCGTCATCGAAATCTTAGAAGATGAGTGCAAAGGGTGCGGTTTGTGCGTGGCAGCGTGCCCTGTCCACGTGCTGACGCTGAGTGACGGATTGAACGGCTATGGATACCATCCGGTCAGGTATGAAGGTCGCGGCTGCACAGGCTGTGGCATTTGTTTTTATGCCTGTCCGGAACCAGGGGCCATCACGGTCTATGTGGTGAAGCCGGAGACAAACAGCATCAATTGA